The Candidatus Tanganyikabacteria bacterium DNA window CGCGATCGTGGACGATGCCGGAGATATCGTGGGGTTCATGGCGATCCAGCGCGACATCGGCGAGCGCAAGCAGTTGCAGGCGCAGATAGCCCAGGCGGATCGGCTGGCCTCCATGGGCCAGGTCGCGGCCAGCGTGGCGCACGAAATCAACAATCCGCTGTCCTACGTCCTCTTTCACCTGGAGGTCCTGGCCCGGGAGCTTCCCACGACGACGGCCGCCGTGGGCCGCTCCCTCGCGGCGTGCTGGGGGCGCTGCGGCGAGGACGTGCAAGAGGTGATCACTCGCGAGGACGCCGACCTCCTGGGAGCCGGGAAGCTGGAGAGTCTGGCGGAGAGCGCACGCGAGGCCCTGGCGGGCACGAGGCGGATCAAGGACGTCTCGCGCGGGCTGGGGTCTTTCTCCCGCGTGGAGCCCGCGGAGCGCACGCGGGTCGACGTGCGGCGGGATCTCGAATCCGCCATCGGCATGGCCTACAACGAGATCCGGCACCGAGCCAGGCTCGTCAAGGATCTCGGGCCCGTGCCCGGAGTCCTGGCCGGCGAGGGCCCCCTCTCGCAGGTCTTCCTCAACCTGCTGATGAACGCCGTGCAGGCCATCCCCGAAGGCGACGTGGAGAATCACCGGATCCTGGTGCGCACGTGGGTGGAAGGCGGCCAGGTGCAGGTCGAGGTTGCGGATACCGGTTGCGGCATCCCGGCGGAGCACCTCGCCGGCATCTTCGAGCCGTTCTTCACCACCAAGGCGGTGGGGCAGGGCACGGGCCTCGGTCTGGCCATCTGCAAGCGCATCGTCGGCGAAAGCGGGGGCGATCTGCGGGTCGAGAGCGAGGTGGGCAAGGGCTCGCGGTTCGTCGTGAGCCTGCCGGCGCTGCCCAGACCCAAGGCGGCTCCGCGGCCTGACGCCGGGCCGGCCGATCCGGCGGCAGCCACGCCCCGCGGCCGCATCCTCGTGGTCGACGACGAACGAGGCATTCGCGGCCTGCTGCAAGCCGTGCTCGGCGAGGAGCATGAGGTGGTCGTGGCCGATTCCGGCGTTGCGGCCCGGGACATCCTCGCACGGGACCCGCGCTTCGACCTCATCCTCTGCGACCTGATGATGCCCGGCATGACCGGCATGGACCTCCACGACTGGCTGTCAGCGCATGCTCCGGACCTCGCCGCGCGCGTGGCCTTCATGACCGCCGGCGCGTTCACCAACAGGGCCGCGGAGTACCTGGCTCTGTCGGGACGACCCCAGATCGCGAAGCCGTTCGACACGATGTCCTTGCCGCGGCTGGTGGCCGACCTGATCCTGGCCGGAGCCGGTACCGCCGGCTAGAGTGCGATCGGGACTAGACGGCCACGAGGGCCCGAGCGGCCGCCAGATCCAGGGCGGCGCCCAGGTTCTCGAACGTCTGCGCGGCCTCGGCGCTGAGCTGGGACGCGGCATCCAGGTCGCCTGCCGCGCGGAAGATCCGCGCGGCCCGCAGCAGCGCGCGGCCAGTCTCGAGGGGGTTGCCGACCCGGCGGAGCTTGGCGATCGCCGCGGCCAGTTCGGATGTGGCCTCGTGCGGCGGCAAGCCGGCCAGCGAGTGCAACTCCGCCAGCAGCGTGCGGATGATGGCCGCCTCCTCCTCGTTTTGCGCCGCTTCGGCGGTCTGCAGGGCCTGGTCCAGGACCTCGCGCGCCGCCGCGAGATCGCCCGCCAGCAGGTGGGCATGGCCCAGGTTGCGCAGGACTTCGGCGGCATAGGCCCTGGCTCCGAGGGTCTCGAGCAACTCGAACGAGCGCGAGAGGTGCAGGGTGGCGGCGCTGCCCTGGCCGGCGGCGATCGCCAGCTTACCCAGGAAGTTGGCCGACGCGGCCTGGCCCAGGGGGTTGCCCAGGCGAACGTAGAGTTCCTGGGCGGTGTTGAACGCCTTCTCGGCCTCGGGGATCCTGCCCATCGCAAGCAGGAGATCGCCCAGGTTGTTCTGGATGTTGGCGACCATGGAGACGTCGCCGATGCGCTGGTAGATCTTCAACGCCCGGCCGTATGCCTCGGCCGCGACGCTCCACTGGCCGGCGGCGGCCTGGGCCAGGGCGAGGTTGTTGAGGGCGGTGGCCATCCCGGGCACGTCCTTGATGGCTTCGCGCAGCGCCAGGTTCTTCTGGTAGTGCGAGATCGCCTCGGGGCTGCGGCGCAGGTACGCGCCGTTGCCCAGCACGTTGTAGACGCC harbors:
- a CDS encoding PAS domain S-box protein, which codes for MSKRLAILLALGDSRDRRALARALAVLDVDLVEAETEDAAIEAALDREFALAIVDLEGAGADCAGLARRLRSEERTRHLPIVFLTDPEGRDEEILVGCEAGAVDFLAKPCSERLLLAKARVFLDLAEQRRDLLERREALEDLVRAQASALLASAERAAYTTATALDGFWEVDLDGRVLEVNDVYLAMSGYTRTELLSLGIADIEAQETPDEIRRHVEKIVASGRDRFESRHRRKDGTVFDVEVSAMAGPGDGGEIVAFIRDITERKRVREELIRLRQAVDASSEAIFMTDRDGTVTFVNPAFTRLYGYSAAEVVGKVTPRIIKSGQAPREAYEAFWRALLSQQEVKGELVNKAKDGRLLSIEGSANAIVDDAGDIVGFMAIQRDIGERKQLQAQIAQADRLASMGQVAASVAHEINNPLSYVLFHLEVLARELPTTTAAVGRSLAACWGRCGEDVQEVITREDADLLGAGKLESLAESAREALAGTRRIKDVSRGLGSFSRVEPAERTRVDVRRDLESAIGMAYNEIRHRARLVKDLGPVPGVLAGEGPLSQVFLNLLMNAVQAIPEGDVENHRILVRTWVEGGQVQVEVADTGCGIPAEHLAGIFEPFFTTKAVGQGTGLGLAICKRIVGESGGDLRVESEVGKGSRFVVSLPALPRPKAAPRPDAGPADPAAATPRGRILVVDDERGIRGLLQAVLGEEHEVVVADSGVAARDILARDPRFDLILCDLMMPGMTGMDLHDWLSAHAPDLAARVAFMTAGAFTNRAAEYLALSGRPQIAKPFDTMSLPRLVADLILAGAGTAG